Sequence from the Fragaria vesca subsp. vesca linkage group LG4, FraVesHawaii_1.0, whole genome shotgun sequence genome:
CACAAGCAATGTAAGAACACCTCGAGGAACGATAGGAAATTGATCACAAAAGCTAACAATTAGGCGTCAGGCAAGAAGCGCACAACAGGAACACAAGTAGGACTACAAGACACATCACACAACACACAATAGAGGAAAATGAAATGCATATATCTCGATCATCACTAGAACTTCTTGATGAAGTCATGGATGTGTTCACTAATTTCATTAGGCCTTTCTTCGTTAATAAAATGGCCAACTCCTTCCATTACGACTACCTCTTCCAGTAGCGGCACATATTTCTTGAACCCACCTTTGTGTATGAAATCCTTGGCTCCAAGAGAATTATAAACTAGGTCCTGGTCTCCCACAATGAACTTAACTGGAACTTTTATCCGAGCCCCAGTCCAAGGTGCAGTCAGTTCCCAGTTCCTGCATTCAATCAAGGGCGGTGAGGAATGGAAACAACAGTTAACATAGATTGCAAGTGAATATGGAGACCAAAGATAACACATTATCAGTAAACTAGTTATAGGCGTCAATTCAAGCAAAGATTGAAGTACATACCTGTCAAAGTTTCGATAGTAGTTTATGCCACCAGTGAAGCCCTTCTTCTCGAAGAAGCTGACATAGTAGTTAACATCATCCTCAGACAACCAACTTGGCAAAGGAATTGGAGCATCTGGAGGATGTCGAAAGCCTTTACCTTTAGGCAGGAAAAGTGGACCAGGATGGCGATATGTCAGGAATTCCTTCATAACTCTTGCAGTACCGATCTGGGCAAATTCAGCTTCAATCTCTCCTGGTTCCTACAAAATGAGTACATAATCGTCTATCATAATCCAATTGATGCCATCAAAATTTGTTTTCTCAAACTACATAGGATACTTGGTTAACAAAACCAATGACTAAACATTTGTCATATTATAAGCAACTGTAAGCGCTGGATAAATGAGGTTGAATAGAGACCATACTTATCAATTCCTTTCTTATATATGTTTATTCCCAGCTAACTCCCAAAGTAGAGAACATCCAAGATGGAAGTAGTTCCTAAATCAACTAAATCGAGCCTTGGCAATAAGAATTTTAGTCCTCTTCATGATAACAATCACTAAATAACTTGTAGTGGGTCATTTTCTTTATTTTTGGTTACAAAACAAAAAGGTCTTTTTCAATCACCACAGGATTCAAGATAATTTACTATATATCTATTTTCCGTCGGGTCGGTTACTGTTCACTTGCTACAGTGGTTTTACTGTTAACATTCTACAGTGTTGGGCCTGCGTGTTGGGTCTCGGTGCTGCGTCTTTGGTTCTCTCTGGCCCTCTCTAGACTCTTCTCACTCTTTCTTTATTTATCTCTCTATCTCTGCTCCGTACATCTCTCCATCGCGAATGCAGCAGGCTGGGGTGACAAATACCTATTCCAAGAAAAAAAATTGTTCAACTTCCAGAACTTTTGGAGAGGTCGAGAAAGCTTGAGACTTGAGAGTCCTTATCTAAAATAGTATCTGAGAAACTTTGAGCCGAAAACCAAGTTTCTCATTCCTTTCATTCTAGAAAGGTCGTTGTCATCGTCATAAAAACATTGGTAAGTTTCCACAGTACAGATAAATTTCCCAATCTGCACACACATCTGAATTGTTTCAGTTTTCTTCTCAGATCGATGATCTTCACGTTGGTAACTTTTGAACCTTTTGGTTTATTATTATCAGTCGGATAAGATAAAAATCACGTCAACATTGTTGGTTAGTTGGATTTTGGATTCATGATTCTTTTTTCTTTTTCTAATTTGCAGGTTTGGGTTAAGGCTGCTAGAAGTCGATTTCTGTGTTTAAGCTCTTTGGAGTTGTTAATCAGGTTTTCAAAAAGCCTCAGGTTTGCACGACCTTCTACTATCAGTGACTCATTGTCTCACCATCTATAAATGAATGAATGCATAGAACAACTAAAATGCTGCTCACCAAGTGTTTGATAAAATGCTTATGAGACAGTTCTTTTTTTTTTTGTTTTATGTTTTCCAGTATCTCATTCAAGCTTAGCCATAAGCAACTTTTAGTTTTGAGTGCTTGAATATATTGGTTGGTCTTTGATCATTCGAAATGAAGTTGATATGAATAAACTGTGAGCGTCAGCTTTTTCATGAAGCGAATGCAGTTGATAAAATAATGTGGACAGCTGTTACAGAAACTTTTCCTAACACTTGAGACTATTTTTATTTTGTTGTACTTGATTGTGTTTTTCTTTTTTCTTGAAAACACCAGATCTATTGTCTGTACACAAAAAGGTCAAGATACAATTTTAAAGAAAGATCGATATATCCAAACCTCACAGTGTAAACTTTGGCATGTGGACGTAATATGGCTTTATAACTATCTTTCATAACATTGCACTTAACATGATTTATACGCTAATTTCATCATTGTTATCTATTAGATGCGAGTGATTTAAGGCATGCAACCATTTTTCTGTTTTTAACATCTAAAAAGAAATCAATTATGAGCTAAGTCAGATTCAAGAAAAGTTTGAGCCAAGTCAGAG
This genomic interval carries:
- the LOC101291329 gene encoding bifunctional epoxide hydrolase 2-like, which codes for MEGIEHRTVKVNGINMHVAEKGQGPVILFIHGFPELWYCWRHQIQALAAVGYRAVAPDLRGYGDTDAPADQSSYTCLHVVGDLVALLDAVAADQEKVFVVGHDWGALIAWYLCLFRPDRVKALVNLSVAFSPRNPQRKTTEMLRAVYGDDYYMCRFQEPGEIEAEFAQIGTARVMKEFLTYRHPGPLFLPKGKGFRHPPDAPIPLPSWLSEDDVNYYVSFFEKKGFTGGINYYRNFDRNWELTAPWTGARIKVPVKFIVGDQDLVYNSLGAKDFIHKGGFKKYVPLLEEVVVMEGVGHFINEERPNEISEHIHDFIKKF